The following coding sequences are from one Kosakonia sp. H02 window:
- the sbmC gene encoding DNA gyrase inhibitor SbmC produces MGYNVKQLEKRRIAGFHLVGPWEEKVKQGFQQLLMWVENKQIQPLEWICVYYDNPDEVPPEKLRCDVAITVDSTFQIPASSEGVITTEIPGGRYAVAMARVYNEEFEACWDLFFDELLSDQSVQIAAGPCFEIYQNDGQSDGYWEIEMHIPVEPKVL; encoded by the coding sequence ATGGGCTATAACGTCAAGCAGCTTGAAAAGCGCCGTATCGCCGGGTTCCATTTGGTGGGGCCGTGGGAAGAGAAAGTCAAACAGGGCTTTCAACAATTGCTGATGTGGGTTGAGAACAAGCAGATCCAGCCGCTCGAGTGGATCTGTGTTTATTACGATAATCCCGACGAAGTGCCGCCGGAAAAATTGCGCTGCGATGTGGCTATTACCGTTGATAGCACTTTTCAGATCCCTGCCAGCAGTGAAGGGGTTATCACCACTGAAATCCCCGGTGGTCGGTATGCCGTGGCAATGGCGCGAGTCTACAACGAAGAGTTTGAGGCCTGCTGGGATCTCTTTTTTGATGAACTACTAAGCGATCAATCCGTTCAGATTGCTGCCGGTCCCTGTTTTGAGATCTATCAGAACGACGGACAAAGCGACGGCTACTGGGAAATCGAAATGCATATTCCCGTTGAGCCGAAAGTGCTTTAG
- the dacD gene encoding serine-type D-Ala-D-Ala carboxypeptidase DacD — MKRRLFAASLLAVCVNHAQADDLPFAPQPPAIQAGSWVLMDYTTGQILTAGNEHQQRNPASLTKLMTGYVVDRAIDSHRISPDDVVTVGKDAWAKGNPVFDGSSLMFLKPGDRVTVRDLSRGLIVDSGNDACVALADHVAGGQPQFVAMMNDYVQKLNLRDSHFETVHGLDAPGQHSSAYDLAVLSRAIIHGEPDFYHMYSEKSLTWNGITQQNRNGLLWDKTLNVDGLKTGHTSGAGFNLIASSVDGQRRLIAVIMGADSPKGREDQARKLLHWGQQNFDTVEILRNGKKVGSERIWYGDKAHVDVGTDQDYWLVLPKAELQNIKAKYVLDHKELDAPLAAHQRVGEIALYDRDKVIAHWPLVTLESVDKGGWFSRLSDYLHHKA; from the coding sequence TTGAAACGCCGTTTGTTTGCTGCTTCTTTGCTGGCGGTTTGCGTTAATCACGCCCAGGCCGACGACTTACCTTTTGCCCCACAACCCCCGGCAATCCAGGCCGGATCATGGGTATTAATGGACTACACCACCGGGCAAATCTTAACTGCGGGCAATGAGCATCAGCAGCGTAATCCGGCGAGTCTGACCAAACTGATGACGGGCTACGTCGTCGATCGCGCCATCGACAGCCACCGCATCAGCCCTGATGACGTGGTCACCGTGGGGAAAGATGCCTGGGCGAAAGGCAACCCGGTGTTTGACGGATCGTCGTTGATGTTCCTCAAACCGGGCGATCGCGTGACGGTGCGCGATCTGAGCCGTGGTCTGATTGTCGATTCCGGTAACGATGCCTGCGTGGCGCTGGCGGACCATGTTGCAGGTGGGCAACCGCAGTTCGTGGCGATGATGAACGATTATGTCCAAAAGCTGAATCTGCGTGACAGCCACTTTGAAACCGTCCACGGGCTGGATGCGCCGGGACAGCATAGCTCGGCTTACGATCTGGCGGTGCTGTCGCGTGCCATCATTCACGGCGAGCCAGATTTCTACCATATGTATAGCGAAAAAAGCCTGACGTGGAACGGCATCACCCAGCAAAACCGCAACGGCTTGTTGTGGGACAAAACGCTGAATGTCGATGGGCTGAAAACCGGCCACACTTCCGGTGCGGGCTTTAACCTGATTGCCTCAAGCGTGGACGGGCAGCGCCGTCTTATTGCGGTGATCATGGGCGCAGACAGCCCGAAAGGGCGCGAAGACCAGGCGCGGAAATTGCTGCACTGGGGACAGCAAAACTTCGATACCGTGGAAATTTTGCGCAACGGCAAAAAAGTGGGCAGCGAGCGTATCTGGTACGGCGATAAAGCGCATGTCGATGTCGGCACCGATCAGGACTACTGGCTTGTGCTGCCAAAAGCCGAGTTACAAAATATCAAAGCCAAATATGTGCTGGACCATAAAGAACTGGACGCGCCGCTGGCGGCACACCAGCGGGTGGGTGAAATCGCGCTTTACGATCGCGATAAAGTCATTGCCCACTGGCCGCTGGTGACGCTGGAGAGCGTTGACAAAGGCGGCTGGTTCTCACGTCTGAGCGACTATCTGCACCATAAAGCCTGA
- a CDS encoding acyltransferase family protein gives MIKYRSDIDGLRALAVLSVVLYHFNSSLLPAGFIGVDIFFVISGYLITGILLSMDGEKPSILIAFYKSRFNRIVPAYLFMTVTISVIGCLILTSSDYAYYKNSFMYAFFFASNIYFQNAGDYFSPQSYEYPLLHTWSLSIEMIFYFAWPVIVLLLNKRKGLLLCFSGTIIILSLLMFVFNMNGATENYYALLPRFSEILIGSFAVIYENTIKKNINSFYFSTLGIMLLVVSYLTITSESFPGIWYLIPCLGTALLLIGNKFNLSGYSQKSLTNKYVVYIGKLSYSLYLWHWPVLAYIRYITGQYDLSVISGISFITITLTFTLFSYYFIESKRKIIHGDNRLAPLYFSMGYFLIFVSVSTFTDKTNEFITIKTTYSGEYAKYDDFKRICHGKIHGNCLKGNIGSDKKILVIGDSHAAELNEFFNIYGNSTGIEFKILTSSSCIPITGFDYHKLQQWAQNSCELMIEKVNDNITKYDTIIISGMWSYQTQSPNFIKNLANYLSALHGKNIYLISQAPLLSNNLQRTLRFKHLNIPLNISIDKSYLTANMKISKLTFHNPATKYIDTSDFFKKLPDFPLQNGKPLYFDNSHLNMYGVKEMAAYYSHRRDFLSSPAQ, from the coding sequence ATGATAAAATACAGATCTGACATTGATGGACTAAGGGCCCTGGCTGTACTTTCAGTGGTTCTCTACCACTTTAATAGTTCATTACTTCCCGCCGGTTTTATTGGTGTTGATATTTTCTTTGTAATATCAGGTTATTTAATTACAGGCATTCTTTTAAGTATGGACGGAGAAAAACCATCGATACTTATAGCTTTCTATAAATCAAGATTTAATCGAATAGTACCAGCATACTTATTTATGACCGTAACCATTTCAGTTATTGGTTGTTTAATTCTAACCTCCAGCGATTATGCATACTATAAAAATTCCTTTATGTATGCGTTTTTCTTTGCTTCCAACATTTACTTTCAAAATGCTGGCGATTATTTCTCGCCTCAATCCTACGAATACCCTCTCCTTCATACCTGGTCACTCTCCATAGAAATGATTTTCTATTTTGCATGGCCTGTTATTGTATTGCTCCTTAATAAAAGAAAGGGGTTATTGTTATGTTTTTCTGGAACAATAATTATTTTATCATTATTAATGTTTGTTTTTAACATGAACGGGGCGACAGAAAATTATTATGCATTGCTTCCAAGGTTCTCAGAAATTTTAATTGGTTCTTTTGCTGTTATATATGAAAATACAATCAAAAAAAATATTAATAGTTTCTATTTCTCTACATTAGGCATTATGCTTCTTGTGGTTTCATATCTGACTATAACCTCTGAAAGCTTTCCAGGAATATGGTATCTCATACCATGTCTTGGTACCGCATTGTTACTTATCGGTAACAAATTTAATTTATCTGGCTATAGCCAAAAATCACTAACAAATAAGTACGTTGTTTATATCGGCAAGTTATCATATTCACTTTATCTATGGCACTGGCCTGTGCTTGCATACATTCGTTACATTACAGGTCAATATGATTTATCAGTCATTTCCGGAATTTCTTTTATTACGATCACTTTAACCTTTACACTATTTTCTTACTATTTCATTGAGTCGAAAAGGAAAATAATCCATGGCGATAACAGGCTGGCACCTCTTTATTTTTCAATGGGTTATTTTTTAATATTTGTTAGCGTAAGCACATTTACTGATAAAACAAATGAATTCATTACCATAAAAACAACTTATTCAGGCGAATATGCTAAATATGATGATTTTAAGAGAATCTGTCATGGAAAAATCCATGGGAACTGCTTAAAAGGAAATATAGGCTCTGACAAAAAAATACTCGTTATTGGCGATTCGCACGCTGCTGAACTGAATGAATTTTTTAATATTTATGGTAATAGCACTGGAATTGAATTTAAAATACTTACGTCCAGTTCTTGTATACCTATCACTGGGTTTGATTATCACAAACTCCAACAATGGGCTCAAAACAGCTGTGAATTAATGATAGAAAAGGTCAATGATAATATCACCAAATACGACACTATAATTATTTCAGGTATGTGGTCATATCAAACACAGTCACCAAATTTCATCAAGAACCTGGCAAATTACTTATCGGCATTACATGGTAAAAATATATATCTAATTTCACAAGCACCTCTACTTTCAAATAACTTACAAAGAACCTTACGCTTTAAGCATTTAAATATCCCTCTTAATATAAGCATTGACAAGTCCTATCTTACTGCTAACATGAAAATATCAAAGCTAACATTTCACAACCCAGCAACAAAATATATAGACACCTCGGATTTTTTCAAAAAACTACCTGACTTCCCATTACAAAATGGTAAACCATTATATTTCGACAATAGCCATTTGAATATGTACGGGGTTAAGGAAATGGCGGCATACTATTCTCATCGAAGGGATTTCTTAAGTTCACCTGCTCAGTGA
- the sbcB gene encoding exodeoxyribonuclease I: MSDTPATPTFLFHDYETFGTSPALDRPAQFAALRTDADFNVIGEPEVFYCKPADDYLPQPEAVLITGITPQQARAKGENEAAFAKRIHALFTVPHTCVVGYNNVRFDDEVTRNIFYRNFYDPYAWSWQNHNSRWDLLDVMRACYALRPDGINWPENEEGLPSFRLEHLTKANGIEHSNAHDAMADVYATIAMAQLVKAKQPKLFEYLYSHRSKQKLATLIDVPQMKPLVHVSGMFGAWRGNTSLVAPLAWHPENRNAVIMVDLAGDMSPLLELDADALRERLYTPKADLGEDAAVPVKLVHLNKCPVLAQANTLREQDAGRLGINRQQCFDNLQILRNNPQVREKVLAIFADAEPFVPSDNVDAQIYNGFFSDADRAAMKILLETDPRNLPALDITFADARIEKLLFNYRARNFPGTLDENEQQRWLAHRRNFLTPEYLQRYAEELQALFQQYEGDSEKQALLKALWQYAEEIV; the protein is encoded by the coding sequence GTGTCTGATACCCCGGCAACCCCCACTTTTCTCTTTCACGATTATGAAACGTTCGGTACCAGCCCGGCGCTGGATCGACCGGCACAGTTCGCTGCCCTGCGCACCGACGCCGATTTCAATGTTATTGGCGAGCCGGAAGTGTTCTATTGCAAACCGGCGGATGACTACCTGCCGCAACCTGAAGCGGTACTGATAACCGGCATCACGCCCCAGCAAGCCCGCGCCAAAGGCGAAAACGAAGCCGCATTCGCTAAACGCATTCATGCGCTGTTTACCGTGCCCCATACCTGCGTGGTCGGTTACAACAATGTGCGTTTTGACGACGAGGTGACGCGCAATATTTTTTACCGCAATTTCTACGATCCCTACGCCTGGAGCTGGCAAAACCACAATTCCCGCTGGGATCTGCTGGATGTGATGCGCGCCTGCTACGCCCTGCGCCCGGACGGCATCAACTGGCCGGAAAATGAAGAGGGCCTGCCGAGTTTTCGCCTGGAGCATCTGACCAAAGCCAACGGCATTGAACACAGTAACGCGCACGATGCAATGGCCGATGTGTACGCCACTATTGCGATGGCGCAACTGGTAAAAGCGAAGCAGCCAAAGCTGTTTGAGTACCTCTACAGTCACCGCAGCAAGCAGAAGCTGGCAACGTTAATTGATGTGCCGCAGATGAAGCCGCTGGTGCATGTTTCCGGCATGTTCGGTGCCTGGCGCGGCAACACCAGTTTGGTGGCACCGCTGGCATGGCACCCGGAAAACCGCAATGCGGTGATTATGGTGGATCTGGCCGGTGATATGTCACCCCTGCTGGAACTGGACGCCGATGCGCTGCGCGAACGGCTCTACACGCCAAAAGCGGATCTGGGCGAGGACGCGGCGGTGCCGGTCAAGCTGGTGCATCTGAATAAATGCCCGGTGCTGGCGCAGGCCAACACGTTACGTGAGCAGGATGCCGGGCGGCTGGGCATTAACCGACAGCAGTGTTTTGATAATTTGCAGATCTTGCGTAACAACCCGCAGGTGCGGGAAAAAGTGCTGGCGATTTTCGCCGACGCCGAGCCGTTTGTGCCTTCAGACAATGTGGATGCGCAAATCTACAACGGCTTTTTTAGTGATGCTGACCGTGCGGCGATGAAAATCCTGCTGGAAACCGATCCGCGCAACCTGCCCGCGCTGGATATCACCTTTGCCGACGCGCGAATTGAAAAACTGCTGTTTAACTACCGGGCGCGCAACTTCCCCGGCACGCTGGATGAGAACGAGCAGCAGCGCTGGCTTGCTCATCGTCGTAACTTCTTAACGCCGGAGTATTTGCAACGCTACGCCGAGGAGTTGCAGGCGCTGTTCCAGCAATACGAAGGGGACAGTGAAAAGCAGGCGCTGTTAAAAGCGCTGTGGCAATACGCCGAGGAGATCGTTTAA
- the tsuB gene encoding thiosulfate utilization sulfurtransferase TsuB/YeeD, translating into MAVKKLDVVTQVCPFPLIEAKAALAEMASGDELVIEFDCTQATEAIPQWAAEEGHAITDYQQVGDAAWSITVQKA; encoded by the coding sequence ATGGCTGTAAAAAAACTGGATGTGGTGACGCAGGTTTGCCCGTTTCCACTGATTGAAGCAAAAGCGGCGCTGGCAGAGATGGCCAGTGGCGATGAACTGGTTATCGAATTCGACTGCACTCAGGCAACCGAAGCCATTCCGCAGTGGGCGGCCGAAGAAGGCCACGCGATCACCGATTACCAGCAAGTGGGTGATGCCGCCTGGAGCATCACGGTTCAGAAGGCGTAA
- the tsuA gene encoding thiosulfate utilization transporter TsuA/YeeE, with amino-acid sequence MFSMIVSGLICGALLGFVMQRGRFCLTGGFRDMYIAKNNRMFYALLIAIAIQSVGVFAFIQAGVLQYDAGAFPWLGTVVGGYIFGLGIVYAGGCATGTWYRAGEGLIGSWIALFTYMVMSAVMRSPHAAGLNQALKTYSTEHNSIADTFGFSVWPLIVLLVAVTLWLVTKELRKPKLKVASLPPRRTGLAHLLFEKRWHPFVTAVLIGLIALLAWPLSEATGRMFGLGITSPTANILQYLVAGQSKFLNWGVFLVLGIFLGSFIAAKASREFRVRAADAQTTLRSGFGGLLMGVGASMAGGCSIGNGLVMTAMMTWQGWVGLAFMILGVWTASWFLYVRPQRKAKLAAAVA; translated from the coding sequence ATGTTCTCAATGATAGTAAGTGGATTAATTTGCGGCGCGCTGCTGGGTTTTGTCATGCAGCGCGGGCGCTTCTGCCTGACCGGCGGTTTTCGCGATATGTATATTGCGAAAAATAACCGCATGTTTTATGCCCTGCTGATTGCCATCGCTATTCAAAGCGTCGGCGTCTTTGCCTTCATTCAGGCCGGGGTGCTGCAATACGATGCGGGCGCGTTTCCGTGGCTCGGCACGGTGGTGGGCGGCTACATTTTCGGTCTCGGCATTGTCTATGCAGGCGGCTGCGCTACCGGGACCTGGTATCGCGCGGGCGAAGGCTTGATCGGCAGCTGGATTGCGCTGTTTACCTATATGGTGATGAGCGCGGTAATGCGCTCCCCGCATGCGGCAGGGCTTAACCAGGCGCTGAAAACCTACAGCACTGAACACAACTCCATTGCCGACACCTTTGGTTTCTCCGTCTGGCCGCTGATCGTGCTGCTGGTGGCGGTCACCCTGTGGTTGGTCACCAAAGAGTTACGTAAGCCGAAGCTGAAAGTCGCCTCGCTGCCGCCGCGCCGTACCGGGCTTGCGCATCTTCTGTTTGAAAAGCGCTGGCATCCGTTTGTCACCGCAGTACTGATTGGCCTGATTGCGCTGCTGGCCTGGCCGCTGAGCGAAGCCACCGGACGCATGTTTGGCCTGGGGATTACCTCACCGACCGCCAATATTTTGCAGTACCTGGTGGCAGGGCAGAGCAAATTCCTTAACTGGGGCGTCTTCCTCGTATTAGGCATCTTCCTTGGCTCGTTTATTGCCGCGAAAGCCAGCCGTGAGTTCCGCGTGCGTGCAGCGGATGCGCAAACCACGCTGCGTAGCGGCTTTGGCGGCCTGCTGATGGGTGTCGGTGCCAGCATGGCTGGCGGCTGTTCCATCGGTAACGGTCTGGTGATGACGGCAATGATGACCTGGCAGGGTTGGGTCGGTCTGGCCTTTATGATCCTTGGCGTATGGACGGCGTCATGGTTTTTATATGTTCGTCCACAGCGCAAAGCGAAGCTTGCCGCGGCTGTGGCATAA
- a CDS encoding APC family permease: MSHNVTPKTSRVELRKTLTLIPVVMMGLAYMQPMTLFDTFGIVSGLTDGHVATAYAFALVAILFTALSYGKLVRRFPSAGSAYTYAQKSISPAVGFMVGWSSLLDYLFMPMINILLAKIYFEALVPSVPSCLFVVALVAFMTISNLRSIKTVANFNTLIVVLQMGIVAVIVGLIIYGVSHGEGAGTLVSSRPFWSEGAHVVPMITGATILCFSFLGFDGISSLSEETKDAERVIPRAIFLTALIGGVVFIAASYFLQLYFPDISRFKDPDASQPEIMLYVAGKTFQWGVLIFSSVTVLASGMAAHAGVSRLMYVMGRDGVFPTRFFGYVHPKWRTPAWNVLLVGAIALLAINFDLVTATALINFGALVAFTFVNLSVISQFWIREKRNKTLKDHFNYLVLPVCGALTVGALWVNLEESSMVLGLIWGAIGLIYLACVTRSFRNPVPQYEDIAQ, from the coding sequence ATGTCGCATAACGTTACTCCAAAAACCTCTCGCGTGGAATTACGTAAGACCCTTACGCTGATTCCGGTTGTAATGATGGGCCTTGCCTATATGCAGCCGATGACGCTGTTCGATACGTTTGGTATCGTCTCCGGCCTGACCGATGGTCATGTGGCAACCGCGTACGCGTTTGCGCTGGTCGCGATCCTCTTTACTGCGCTGAGCTACGGTAAACTGGTGCGCCGTTTCCCGTCCGCTGGCTCTGCGTATACCTATGCTCAGAAATCTATCTCACCGGCCGTTGGCTTTATGGTGGGCTGGTCATCTTTGCTGGACTATCTGTTCATGCCGATGATCAACATTCTGCTGGCAAAAATTTACTTTGAAGCGCTGGTTCCTTCCGTACCGTCGTGCCTGTTTGTGGTGGCGCTGGTGGCCTTTATGACCATCTCTAACTTGCGCAGCATCAAGACCGTAGCGAACTTCAACACCCTGATTGTGGTTCTGCAAATGGGCATCGTTGCCGTGATTGTTGGGCTTATCATCTACGGTGTGTCGCATGGTGAAGGCGCGGGTACGCTGGTCAGTAGCCGTCCGTTCTGGTCTGAAGGCGCGCATGTGGTGCCGATGATCACCGGTGCGACAATCCTCTGCTTCTCGTTCCTCGGCTTCGACGGCATCTCTTCGCTTTCGGAAGAGACCAAAGACGCAGAACGCGTGATCCCGCGCGCCATCTTCCTGACCGCGCTGATCGGCGGTGTGGTGTTTATCGCGGCATCTTATTTCCTGCAACTGTACTTCCCGGATATCTCGCGCTTTAAAGATCCGGATGCATCCCAGCCGGAAATCATGCTCTACGTTGCGGGTAAAACCTTCCAGTGGGGCGTACTGATTTTCTCCAGCGTCACCGTGCTGGCCTCCGGTATGGCGGCACACGCGGGAGTTTCGCGTCTGATGTACGTGATGGGCCGCGACGGCGTGTTCCCGACCCGTTTCTTCGGTTACGTGCACCCAAAATGGCGTACTCCGGCGTGGAACGTACTGCTGGTTGGCGCCATCGCACTGCTGGCGATTAACTTTGACCTGGTTACTGCGACGGCGCTGATCAACTTCGGTGCGCTGGTGGCCTTCACCTTCGTGAACCTGTCGGTTATCTCTCAGTTCTGGATCCGCGAAAAGCGCAACAAAACGCTGAAAGATCACTTCAACTACCTGGTGCTGCCGGTATGCGGCGCGCTGACCGTTGGTGCGCTGTGGGTGAACCTGGAAGAGAGCTCAATGGTTCTGGGCCTTATCTGGGGCGCTATTGGCCTGATTTACCTGGCCTGCGTTACCCGCAGCTTCCGTAACCCGGTTCCGCAGTACGAAGATATCGCGCAGTAA
- a CDS encoding SDR family oxidoreductase — translation MKKVAIVGLGWLGMPLALSLTARGWQVTGSKTSQDGVEAARMCGIESYLLNLEPELVCEPEDLDALMSVDALVITLPARRSGPGETFYLQAMQEIVDSALAYRIPRIIFTSSTSVYGDASGIVKESTPREPVTASGRTLKELEDWLHNLPGTSVDILRLAGLVGPARHPGRFLAGKTAPDGQHGVNLVHLEDVIAAITLLLQSPKGGHIYNLCAPGHPSRESFYPAMASQLGLEPPHFTASHSEKQGKVIDGSRICNELGFEYLYPDPLQMPLA, via the coding sequence ATGAAAAAGGTCGCGATTGTCGGGTTAGGCTGGCTGGGAATGCCGCTGGCGCTCTCATTAACGGCGCGGGGCTGGCAAGTCACCGGCAGCAAAACCAGCCAGGACGGCGTTGAGGCCGCGCGCATGTGCGGTATCGAAAGCTATTTGCTGAATCTCGAACCGGAACTGGTCTGCGAACCGGAAGATCTCGATGCATTGATGAGCGTCGACGCGCTGGTCATCACTCTGCCTGCACGGCGTAGCGGACCCGGCGAAACGTTTTATCTGCAAGCGATGCAGGAGATTGTCGACAGCGCGCTGGCGTATCGCATTCCGCGGATTATTTTTACCAGTTCGACGTCGGTGTATGGCGATGCGTCCGGCATCGTCAAAGAGAGCACGCCGCGCGAGCCTGTTACCGCCAGCGGTCGCACATTAAAAGAGCTGGAAGACTGGCTGCATAATTTGCCGGGTACGTCGGTCGACATTTTACGCCTTGCGGGCCTTGTGGGGCCGGCGCGCCATCCGGGGCGCTTTCTCGCCGGGAAAACCGCGCCGGACGGCCAGCATGGCGTCAACCTGGTGCATCTGGAAGATGTCATCGCCGCCATTACGCTGTTGCTTCAGTCGCCTAAGGGCGGCCACATTTATAATCTGTGCGCGCCAGGTCATCCTTCGCGGGAGAGTTTCTATCCGGCGATGGCGAGCCAGCTTGGTCTGGAGCCGCCGCATTTTACGGCTTCACACAGTGAGAAGCAGGGGAAGGTTATCGACGGTAGCCGTATTTGTAACGAGTTGGGCTTTGAATATCTCTATCCCGATCCGTTACAGATGCCGCTGGCATAA
- the hisL gene encoding his operon leader peptide, whose protein sequence is MTRVQFKHHHHHHHPD, encoded by the coding sequence ATGACCCGCGTTCAATTTAAACACCACCATCATCACCATCACCCTGACTAG
- the hisG gene encoding ATP phosphoribosyltransferase has translation MLDNSRLRIAIQKSGRLSDDSRELLARCGIKINLHTQRLIALAENMPIDILRVRDDDIPGLVMDGVVDLGIIGENVLEEELLTRRAQGEDPRYFTLRRLDFGGCRLSLATPVDEAWDGPLALDGKRIATSYPHLLKRYLDQKGVSFKSCLLNGSVEVAPRAGLADAICDLVSTGATLEANGLREVEVIYRSKACLIQRDGEMTGAKQQLIDKLLTRIQGVIQARESKYIMMHAPSERLDEVIALLPGAERPTILPLAGDQQRVAMHMVSSETLFWETMEKLKALGASSILVLPIEKMME, from the coding sequence ATGTTAGACAACTCGCGCTTACGCATAGCTATTCAGAAATCAGGCCGCCTGAGTGATGACTCACGCGAATTGCTGGCCCGCTGCGGCATTAAGATCAACCTGCACACCCAGCGTTTGATTGCCCTGGCGGAAAATATGCCGATCGATATTCTGCGCGTACGTGATGATGACATTCCAGGCCTGGTGATGGATGGCGTGGTTGACCTGGGCATTATCGGCGAAAACGTCTTAGAAGAAGAGTTACTGACCCGCCGTGCGCAGGGCGAAGATCCGCGTTACTTCACGCTGCGTCGCCTTGATTTTGGCGGTTGCCGCCTATCGCTGGCAACCCCGGTTGATGAAGCATGGGATGGCCCGCTGGCGCTGGACGGGAAACGCATTGCCACCTCTTACCCGCACCTGCTGAAACGCTATCTGGATCAGAAAGGCGTCTCTTTTAAATCCTGTTTGTTAAATGGTTCGGTTGAAGTGGCTCCACGCGCCGGTCTGGCCGATGCGATTTGCGACCTGGTATCCACCGGTGCCACTCTTGAAGCCAACGGCCTGCGCGAAGTGGAAGTGATTTACCGCTCGAAAGCGTGCCTCATTCAGCGCGACGGCGAAATGACCGGGGCCAAACAGCAACTGATCGACAAACTGCTGACCCGTATTCAGGGCGTGATTCAGGCGCGTGAGTCGAAATACATCATGATGCATGCACCGAGCGAGCGTCTGGACGAGGTGATTGCCTTGCTGCCAGGCGCTGAACGTCCGACCATTCTGCCGCTGGCGGGCGATCAGCAGCGTGTGGCGATGCATATGGTGAGCAGCGAAACACTGTTCTGGGAAACCATGGAAAAACTGAAAGCCCTCGGCGCGAGTTCCATTCTGGTGCTGCCGATTGAGAAGATGATGGAGTAA
- the hisD gene encoding histidinol dehydrogenase, translating into MSFNTIIDWNSCSEEQQRALLMRPAISASESITRTVVEILDTVKARGDNALREYSAKFDKTEVDALKVTAQEIADASARLNDEIKQAMAVAVKNIDTFHTAQKLQTIDVETLPGVRCQQVTRPIASVGLYIPGGSAPLFSTVLMLATPARIAGCQKVVLCSPPPIADEILYAAQLCGVQEIFKVGGAQAIAALAFGTESVAKVDKIFGPGNAFVTEAKRQVSQRLDGAAIDMPAGPSEVLVIADSGATPDFVASDLLSQAEHGPDSQVILLTPDNSMASRVAQAVERQLADLPRAETARQALSASRLIVARDLAQCVAISNQYGPEHLIIQTRDARSLVESITSAGSVFLGDWSPESAGDYASGTNHVLPTYGYTATCSSLGLADFQKRMTVQELSREGFARLASTIETLAAAERLTAHKNAVTLRVKALKEQA; encoded by the coding sequence ATGAGCTTTAACACCATCATCGACTGGAACAGCTGTAGCGAAGAGCAGCAACGCGCCCTGCTGATGCGCCCGGCGATTTCCGCATCAGAGAGTATTACCCGCACGGTAGTTGAGATCCTCGATACGGTAAAAGCGCGCGGCGACAATGCGCTGCGCGAGTACAGCGCAAAATTCGATAAAACCGAGGTCGATGCGCTGAAAGTGACCGCGCAAGAAATTGCAGACGCCAGCGCCCGCCTGAATGATGAGATCAAACAGGCGATGGCGGTGGCGGTGAAGAACATCGACACGTTCCACACGGCGCAAAAATTGCAGACCATCGATGTGGAAACCCTGCCCGGCGTACGCTGCCAGCAAGTGACCCGCCCGATTGCCTCGGTCGGCCTCTATATTCCTGGCGGCTCCGCGCCGCTCTTCTCCACGGTGTTGATGCTGGCAACCCCGGCACGCATTGCCGGTTGCCAGAAAGTGGTGCTCTGTTCACCGCCGCCGATTGCCGATGAAATTCTCTACGCCGCGCAACTTTGTGGCGTGCAGGAGATCTTTAAAGTCGGCGGTGCACAGGCGATTGCCGCCCTGGCTTTTGGTACCGAGTCCGTGGCGAAAGTCGACAAAATCTTCGGGCCAGGCAACGCCTTTGTGACCGAGGCAAAACGCCAGGTCAGCCAGCGTCTGGACGGTGCGGCCATTGATATGCCGGCTGGCCCGTCTGAAGTGCTGGTGATTGCCGATAGCGGCGCAACCCCGGATTTTGTCGCCTCGGATTTGTTATCCCAGGCGGAACACGGCCCGGATTCGCAGGTCATTTTGCTGACGCCGGATAACAGCATGGCGTCACGCGTGGCGCAAGCCGTCGAACGCCAGTTAGCCGATTTACCTCGCGCAGAAACCGCCCGCCAGGCGCTCTCGGCCAGCCGCCTGATTGTGGCGCGCGATCTGGCGCAGTGCGTGGCGATTTCCAATCAATATGGCCCGGAACACCTGATTATTCAGACCCGCGATGCCCGCTCGCTGGTAGAAAGCATCACCAGCGCAGGCTCCGTGTTCCTTGGCGACTGGTCGCCGGAATCCGCTGGCGATTACGCCTCCGGCACCAATCACGTTTTACCGACTTACGGCTACACCGCCACCTGCTCGAGCCTCGGTCTGGCAGATTTTCAGAAACGCATGACGGTGCAGGAACTTTCGCGCGAGGGTTTTGCGCGCCTTGCAAGCACCATTGAAACGCTGGCGGCGGCGGAACGTCTGACCGCCCATAAAAACGCCGTTACCCTGCGCGTCAAGGCGCTGAAGGAGCAAGCATGA